A window of Micrococcus endophyticus contains these coding sequences:
- a CDS encoding DedA family protein gives MLAPVTPLTLAASTATADADYGWLGNVVVDIMEAVGPVGVGLAVFAENIFPPIPSELILPLAGFTAAGGAFSPLAAFLWATVGSVTGALALYGIGALLGRRRMYRIADRMPLVDVEDVAKTERWFARYGYWTVFLGRMVPVFRSLISIPAGIERMHLGMFTLFTTLGSLIWNAIFVYGGYALGERFHLVSDYADVFSNVVVVLILAFLVVWVVLRLRRNARRAKDPDWHQPTADEMAARVDAILESSDHRK, from the coding sequence ATGCTCGCCCCCGTGACCCCGTTGACCCTGGCCGCCTCCACCGCGACCGCCGACGCCGACTACGGCTGGCTCGGCAACGTCGTCGTAGACATCATGGAGGCCGTCGGCCCCGTGGGCGTGGGCCTGGCGGTGTTCGCGGAGAACATCTTCCCGCCCATCCCCTCCGAGCTGATCCTGCCCCTGGCCGGGTTCACCGCCGCCGGCGGGGCGTTCAGCCCCCTCGCCGCGTTCCTCTGGGCCACCGTCGGCTCGGTCACCGGCGCCCTGGCGCTGTACGGGATCGGGGCGCTGCTGGGCCGCCGACGCATGTACCGGATCGCGGACCGCATGCCCCTGGTGGATGTGGAGGACGTGGCCAAGACCGAGCGCTGGTTCGCCCGCTACGGCTACTGGACGGTGTTCCTGGGCCGCATGGTCCCCGTGTTCCGGTCTCTGATCTCCATCCCGGCCGGCATCGAGCGCATGCACCTGGGCATGTTCACCCTCTTCACCACGCTCGGCTCCCTGATCTGGAACGCGATCTTCGTGTACGGCGGCTACGCCCTCGGCGAGCGGTTCCACCTCGTCTCCGACTACGCCGACGTCTTCTCCAACGTCGTGGTCGTCCTGATCCTGGCGTTCCTCGTGGTGTGGGTCGTGCTGCGCCTGCGCCGCAACGCCCGCCGCGCCAAGGACCCGGACTGGCACCAGCCCACCGCGGACGAGATGGCCGCCCGCGTCGACGCCATCCTGGAGAGCTCCGACCACCGGAAGTGA